A genomic segment from Fusarium keratoplasticum isolate Fu6.1 chromosome 10, whole genome shotgun sequence encodes:
- a CDS encoding Zn(2)-C6 fungal-type domain-containing protein has translation MDSNGSRPLIPRIPSGMTPQDYAASPPRPRRHLRSREGCLTCKKRKVKCDEQRPRCSHCERLNFECKWRPQQRSTAQRRQANNDVGNQQPEQNLSPATDASPGASVFQPAHAVDEVFDYASFMWDSGDFWQQVSPDMNPNPGLEAHMLAAHSQITFPDRTAFGNPFPGSSVTQSNDSPEKAPLPQGTGSDKLMDFFASSVNPPIIAEVETQKKWVSMRQAVVEMAKVSPMVQHAILAFSNLLLSRKDGTWNTNDQSHYEHAVAEVASRDGTLMTEHSAAREYLLAALFFLGYIDILESRLDAAHSNLKRAYILFQGSNKSTLTSNEKQLLLWIRLLDGRAVSAGGDGLFLTKDDEILLVEASPASLDGDPDDVSRPDGADDIEDVLFQVLYQPGVVFYQKVQSFMGRISKIDPWHRSRGTVEDEIEVMNIGAVIAADLRTLYEQRPPLMDYAVAGKLTEPHVSKHLAFVITRAFRTYLANFHASKVHLHRVAYKTLPLTKEASEALDQIRKLARQIVEDLEPEDILPVNMLWPLLMLGVEEQDPNEKVWIKTQILKMEKVATNARITAQVLEEVQARQEAGKVRMDIRAVMHAVFNSCFAIV, from the exons ATGGATTCGAATGGGTCAAGGCCGCTGATCCCCCGGATTCCAAGCGGAATGACCCCTCAGGATTATGCCGCGTCGCCTccccggccgaggaggcaTCTCCGCTCGCGCGAGGGATGCTTAACGTGCAA GAAGAGAAAGGTCAAGTGCGACGAGCAGAGGCCGCGATGCTCCCATTGCGAGAGACTCAACTTTGAGTGCAAGTGGCGACCTCAACAGCGATCAACGGCTCAAAGGAGGCAAGCAAACAACGACGTGGGCAACCAACAACCTGAGCAGAACCTTTCGCCTGCGACAGATGCATCGCCAGGAGCCTCGGTATTTCAGCCTGCGCATGCTGTGGATGAGGTGTTTGACTATGCGAGCTTCATGTGGGACTCGGGCGACTTCTGGCAGCAAGTATCTCCAGATATGAATCCAAACCCAGGGCTCGAGGCGCATATGCTG GCTGCACATTCACAAATCACCTTTCCGGACAGGACAGCGTTTGGAAACCCCTTTCCGGGGTCATCCGTCACACAAAGCAACGACAGCCCGGAGAAAGCGCCCTTGCCTCAAGGAACTGGGAGCGACAAGTTGATGGACTTTTTCGCCAGCTCTGTCAACCCCCCTATCATTGCAGAAGTTGAGACACAGAAGAAGTGGGTTTCAATGCGGCAGGCTGTCGTTGAAATGGCCAAGGTCTCCCCAATGGTTCAACACGCGATACTTGCTTTTTCGAACCTCCTGCTCTCTCGGAAGGATGGGACGTGGAACACAAACGACCAAAGTCACTATGAGCATGCTGTAGCAGAGGTTGCTAGTCGTGATGGCACCCTCATGACGGAGCACAGCGCTGCACGCGAATACCTTCTTGCGGCTCTATTCTTCCTTGGTTACATCGATATTCTCGAAAGTCGACTCGACGCGGCGCACTCCAACCTCAAGCGAGCATATATCTTGTTTCAAGGAAGCAACAAGAGCACCTTGACATCGAACGAAAAGCAGTTGCTCCTATGGATTCGACTTTTGGACGGACGAGCGGTATCGGCGGGCGGTGACGGTCTGTTCTTGACAAAGGACGATGAGATTTTGCTTGTGGAAGCGTCACCTGCAAGTCTCGACGGGGACCCCGATGACGTTTCCAGGCCCGATGGCGCCGATGACATTGAGGATGTCCTCTTCCAAGTCCTGTACCAACCTGGTGTCGTCTTTTACCAAAAGGTGCAGAGCTTCATGGGGAGAATCTCAAAGATTGATCCTTGGCATCGTTCGAGGGGTactgtcgaggatgagataGAGGTCATGAACATCGGGGCCGTGATCGCAGCTGACCTGCGGACCCTGTACGAGCAGCGTCCTCCGCTGATGGACTATGCAGTTGCAGGGAAGCTGACGGAGCCGCACGTCTCGAAACACTTGGCTTTTGTAATCACGAGGGCTTTTCGCACATATCTCGCCAACTTTCACGCCAGCAAGGTCCACTTACACCGCGTCGCTTACAAGACCCTCCCCCTGACAAAGGAGGCGTCCGAGGCGCTGGATCAGATTCGGAAGTTGGCTCGTCAGATCGTCGAGGACCTGGAACCCGAGGATATCCTCCCGGTCAACATGCTCTGGCCTCTGCTGATGCTAGGCGTCGAGGAGCAGGATCCAAACGAAAAGGTGTGGATCAAGACGCAGATTCTCAAGATGGAAAAGGTGGCTACCAACGCTCGCATCACTGCCCAGGTTCTCGAAGAGGTTCAGGCCCGGCAGGAAGCGGGCAAGGTGCGAATGGATATCCGAGCCGTCATGCATGCCGTCTTCAACTCGTGCTTTGCTATCGTCTGA
- a CDS encoding MFS domain-containing protein: MGGFRAVEDRPTPKEVYNWRLYTEAAVIATGSLLFGYDSAFVGTTIARDSFKRDFKISPDDSADISSNITATFQAGAFFGAIICFLVTEKVGRKWALQSNVVVFLIGAILMTAASHQLSFIYAGRALTGIACGAITATVPSYIAELSIVSIRGILTGLFEVAYQIGSLVGFWINYGINQNMDPTSATSWRVPMAVQIIPAGILLVGGFFLHESPLWLMRKNREEEATQALESLRKLSRDHKYLQEDLDMIRSRLADEAVIASKYGSGPWAFFRGALFELSRKGMWNRVLLVFCSFALQNMSGAAAINYYSPTLFGSLGISDVALYTGIYGLVKAVASIIFYGALIDMWGRRNPTIISSAMCSTCLWIVGAYVKIGHPASIIAEGKELSPSTAAGGKAATAMIMIYSVFWSFGLNGIPWIVSAEIFPGALRNLTGTWAACIQWVTQFAITKALPYIFKSFGYGTWFFFACWMIIAAIWAFFFLPETKGKTLEEMDVMFGYVHDRAPSEHDDFVKTASKGSAIEHSEERV; encoded by the exons ATGGGTGGCTTTCGCGCTGTGGAGGATCGGCCTACGCCGAAGGAGGTGTATAACTGGCGTCTCTACACCGAAGCCGCTGTCATCGCTACTGGATCACTGCT GTTCGGCTATGACTCTGCTTTTGTCGGCACCACCATTGCTCGTGATAGCTTCAAGCGCGACTTTAAGATCAGCCCGGACGACTCGGCGGATATTTCTAGCAACATTACCGCTACCTTTCAAGCTGGTGCTTTCTTTGGTGCCATTATTTGCTTCCTGG TCACCGAAAAGGTCGGTCGCAAGTGGGCGTTGCAGTCCAATgttgtcgtcttcctcatcggcgCCATCCTCATGACGGCTGCCTCTCATCAGCTCTCTTTTATCT ATGCTGGTCGTGCTCTTACCGGAATCGCCTGTGGTGCCATCACCGCCACCGTCCCGAGTTACATCGCCGAGCTCTCCATCGTCTCAATCCGCGGCATCCTGACGGGTCTCTTCGAAGTCGCATACCAGATTGGTTCTCTCGTCGGTTTCTGGATCAACTATGGTATCAACCAGAATATGGATCCTACCAGCGCTACCAGCTGGCGTGTCCCAATGGCTGTGCAGATTATTCCCGCGGGTATCCTCTTGGTTGGCGGTTTCTTCCTCCATGAGAGTCCGCTGTGGTTGATGCGCAAGAAccgtgaggaggaggctacTCAGGCGCTCGAGAGTCTGCGAAAGCTTTCGCGGGATCACAAGT ATCTGCAGGAGGATCTCGACATGATCCGAAGCCGtctggctgatgaagccgtcATCGCTAGCAAGTATGGCTCGGGTCCTTGGGCCTTCTTCCGTGGTGCTCTCTTTGAGCTGTCTCGCAAGGGCATGTGGAACCGtgttctcctcgtcttctgcTCCTTTGCTCTGCAGAACATGTCTGGCGCTGCCG CCATCAACTACTACTCTCCCACCCTCTTTGGTTCCCTCGGTATTAGCGATGTGGCTCTCTACACTGGTATCTACGGCCTCGTCAAGG CTGTtgcttccatcatcttctaCGGTGCCCTCATCGACATGTGGGGACGACGCAATCCCACAATCATCTCATCCGCCATGTGCTCTACCTGCCTGTGGATCGTGGGTGCGTACGTCAAGATTGGCCATCCCGCTAGTATCATTGCCGAAGGAAAGGAGCTTTCTCCCTCTACGGCTGCTGGTGGCAAGGCCGCTACGGCCATGATTATGATTTACTCTGTCTT CTGGTCCTTTGGTCTCAACGGTATCCCCTGGATCGTCTCTGCCGAGATCTTCCCTGGCGCCCTACGAAACTTGACCGGAACCTGGGCTGCCTGCATCCAATG GGTCACCCAATTCGCTATCACCAAGGCCCTCCCCTACATCTTCAAGTCCTTTGGCTACGGAACCTGGTTCTTCTTTGCCTGCTGGATgatcatcgccgccatctgggccttcttcttcctccccgagACTAAGGGTaagaccctcgaggagatggatgtcaTGTTTGGCTACGTTCACGATCGGGCGCCTAGCGAGCACGACGATTTCGTCAAGACGGCTTCAAAGGGATCTGCGATTGAGCACTCTGAGGAGAGAGTCTAA
- a CDS encoding Glyco-hydro-32N domain-containing protein — protein sequence MRSILPVPTPPPETCPYSRPSSTEASADVIPLLVDDTYHVFHLTTPPSTRHHPERLRSSWSRLRSTNLVEWTRDPDFVLSPGESDLDADADGAWTGSAILGPDENMNIFYTGYNLSQNGRQTILRIKATDRHGSRFQRPAKPITILGEGLTRFEEIDFRDPFVMYNRGEGRYWMLVGTRLSSGPYWSRGCIALLTSPDLEAWTVAPEPLYAPSDVFCPECPELFSLPNGKWYLVYSRFHAPNAGTVYRIADTPRGPFRVPRDGSHGRLDGRRWYAAKSCPKAGNPDKRVCFGWIGDYVDDENKWLWGGDLGVTRVMWADTNACLRIDASQEFRSYIWQTSRPVSPSNAAPNLYLCSLGSTATHFPELGSAEWRRDLMVDFKVAACDAHSFGVMLQTDGSGKGHRLQFSPSGNGLFSVSLITDFPPLDDFWADQYRLHLPRPIDGPELVRHESVSLVDGVFLFLRGQLVEAFCGGRALSFRLPIPASWTENCRKGVRRFGWFVEDGMVDIVDMCMRHSMGLKDLSVESDNGLEDAE from the coding sequence ATGCGATCCATCCTTCCAGTCCcgactcctcctccagagACTTGTCCTTACTCTCGACCTTCTTCTACTGAAGCCTCTGCCGATGTCATCCCTCTACTCGTCGACGACACATACCACGTCTTTCACCTTACCACGCCTCCTTCGACAAGACATCACCCCGAGCGTCTAAGATCATCATGGTCGCGGCTGCGATCAACAAACCTTGTCGAATGGACAAGGGACCCGGACTTTGTCCTGTCGCCTGGGGAGTCTGATCTCGATGCTGACGCCGACGGAGCGTGGACGGGCTCTGCCATACTCGGTCCGGACGAGAATATGAACATCTTTTATACTGGCTACAACCTATCCCAAAACGGCCGACAGACGATACTGCGAATAAAGGCGACGGATCGACACGGCTCGAGATTCCAGAGGCCCGCGAAGCCGATAACCATTCTCGGTGAGGGGCTCACACGGTTCGAGGAAATTGACTTTCGCGACCCTTTTGTCATGTACAACCGGGGTGAAGGACGATACTGGATGCTCGTGGGCACCCGTCTCTCCAGCGGCCCGTACTGGAGTCGCGGGTGCATTGCCCTGCTCACGTCTCCCGACCTCGAAGCCTGGACGGTAGCTCCAGAGCCGCTGTACGCGCCCAGTGACGTCTTCTGCCCTGAGTGCCCAGAGCTCTTCTCTCTGCCGAATGGCAAGTGGTACCTCGTGTACTCGCGGTTCCACGCGCCCAACGCCGGCACCGTGTACCGCATCGCCGACACGCCCCGGGGACCGTTCCGTGTTCCACGAGATGGCTCCCACGGTCGCCTCGACGGTCGACGCTGGTACGCGGCCAAGTCGTGTCCCAAGGCGGGCAACCCAGACAAGAGGGTTTGCTTCGGCTGGATTGGGGACTatgtcgacgacgagaacaagTGGCTCTGGGGAGGCGATCTCGGCGTCACCAGGGTCATGTGGGCAGACACAAACGCGTGTCTCCGCATAGACGCCTCGCAAGAGTTTAGGAGCTACATCTGGCAGACGTCGAGACCCGTGTCTCCCAGCAACGCAGCTCCAAACCTGTACCTCTGCTCCCTCGGGTCGACGGCCACGCACTTTCCAGAGCTGGGCTCTGCGGAGTGGAGGAGAGATCTCATGGTGGACTTTAAAGTTGCAGCTTGTGACGCTCACAGCTTTGGGGTCATGCTTCAGACTGACGGCTCGGGAAAGGGGCACAGGCTGCAGTTTAGTCCCTCGGGAAACGGCTTGTTTTCTGTTTCTCTGATTACAGATTTCCCTCCCCTCGATGACTTTTGGGCGGATCAGTATCGCCTCCACCTCCCTAGACCTATCGACGGGCCTGAGCTGGTGCGACACGAGAGTGTCAGTCTCGTCGATGGCGTCTTCCTCTTTCTGAGAGGCCAGCTAGTGGAAGCTTTCTGTGGAGGACGAGCACTGAGCTTCCGTCTCCCAATACCTGCATCTTGGACGGAGAATTGCCGAAAGGGCGTCCGCCGGTTCGGATGGTTTGTGGAGGATGGCATGGTTGACATTGTCGACATGTGTATGCGACACTCCATGGGACTCAAAGACCTATCAGTCGAGTCGGACAACGGTCTCGAGGACGCCGAGTAA